The following proteins are co-located in the Xyrauchen texanus isolate HMW12.3.18 chromosome 41, RBS_HiC_50CHRs, whole genome shotgun sequence genome:
- the fam168b gene encoding myelin-associated neurite-outgrowth inhibitor isoform X3: MNPVYNPASSGVPYANNKGIGYPAGFPVGYAAAAPAYSTNMYPGANPAFPTGYAPGAPFKMSCSPTTGAVPPYSSSPNPYPATIYPVRSPYAQQNPYAQQQGTYYTQPLYAAPPHVIHHTTVVQPNGMPAAMYAPPIPPPRPNGVAMGMVGGTTMAMSAGTLLTTHSPTPVAPHPSMPTYRQSATPTYSYVPPQW, from the exons ATGAACCCTGTTTATAACCCTGCATCATCAGGGGTTCCTTATGCCAACAATAAAGGAATAGGATACCCAG CGGGATTTCCTGTTGGTTATGCTGCGGCAGCTCCAGCATACTCCACCAACATGTATCCTGGAGCTAACCCAGCCTTTCCCACAG GTTATGCTCCTGGGGCCCCTTTCAAAATGTCCTGCTCTCCAACAACAGGTGCTGTACCCCCCTACTCCTCATCACCTAACCCGTACCCTGCTACTATCTACCCTGTGAGGAGTCCCTATGCCCAACAGAACCCATATGCACAG CAGCAAGGCACTTACTACACACAGCCCCTTTATGCTGCACCGCCCCATGTCATTCATCATACGACCGTAGTTCAGCCCAATGGCATGCCGGCAGCTATGTATGCTCCTCCCATTCCCCCTCCTCGCCCTAATGGAGTTGCCATGGGAATGGTAGGAGGCACCACCATGGCGATGTCAGCTG GGACGTTATTAACTACTCACTCCCCGACCCCAGTCGCACCCCACCCCTCAATGCCCACGTACCGCCAATCCGCTACTCCCACCTACAGTTACGTGCCCCCACAATGGTGA
- the fam168b gene encoding myelin-associated neurite-outgrowth inhibitor isoform X4, whose product MNPVYNPASSGVPYANNKGIGYPAGFPVGYAAAAPAYSTNMYPGANPAFPTGYAPGAPFKMSCSPTTGAVPPYSSSPNPYPATIYPVRSPYAQQNPYAQQGTYYTQPLYAAPPHVIHHTTVVQPNGMPAAMYAPPIPPPRPNGVAMGMVGGTTMAMSAGTLLTTHSPTPVAPHPSMPTYRQSATPTYSYVPPQW is encoded by the exons ATGAACCCTGTTTATAACCCTGCATCATCAGGGGTTCCTTATGCCAACAATAAAGGAATAGGATACCCAG CGGGATTTCCTGTTGGTTATGCTGCGGCAGCTCCAGCATACTCCACCAACATGTATCCTGGAGCTAACCCAGCCTTTCCCACAG GTTATGCTCCTGGGGCCCCTTTCAAAATGTCCTGCTCTCCAACAACAGGTGCTGTACCCCCCTACTCCTCATCACCTAACCCGTACCCTGCTACTATCTACCCTGTGAGGAGTCCCTATGCCCAACAGAACCCATATGCACAG CAAGGCACTTACTACACACAGCCCCTTTATGCTGCACCGCCCCATGTCATTCATCATACGACCGTAGTTCAGCCCAATGGCATGCCGGCAGCTATGTATGCTCCTCCCATTCCCCCTCCTCGCCCTAATGGAGTTGCCATGGGAATGGTAGGAGGCACCACCATGGCGATGTCAGCTG GGACGTTATTAACTACTCACTCCCCGACCCCAGTCGCACCCCACCCCTCAATGCCCACGTACCGCCAATCCGCTACTCCCACCTACAGTTACGTGCCCCCACAATGGTGA
- the fam168b gene encoding myelin-associated neurite-outgrowth inhibitor isoform X2, translating to MNPVYNPASSGVPYANNKGIGYPVNVLASLAAGFPVGYAAAAPAYSTNMYPGANPAFPTGYAPGAPFKMSCSPTTGAVPPYSSSPNPYPATIYPVRSPYAQQNPYAQQGTYYTQPLYAAPPHVIHHTTVVQPNGMPAAMYAPPIPPPRPNGVAMGMVGGTTMAMSAGTLLTTHSPTPVAPHPSMPTYRQSATPTYSYVPPQW from the exons ATGAACCCTGTTTATAACCCTGCATCATCAGGGGTTCCTTATGCCAACAATAAAGGAATAGGATACCCAG TGAATGTCTTGGCCTCTCTTGCAGCGGGATTTCCTGTTGGTTATGCTGCGGCAGCTCCAGCATACTCCACCAACATGTATCCTGGAGCTAACCCAGCCTTTCCCACAG GTTATGCTCCTGGGGCCCCTTTCAAAATGTCCTGCTCTCCAACAACAGGTGCTGTACCCCCCTACTCCTCATCACCTAACCCGTACCCTGCTACTATCTACCCTGTGAGGAGTCCCTATGCCCAACAGAACCCATATGCACAG CAAGGCACTTACTACACACAGCCCCTTTATGCTGCACCGCCCCATGTCATTCATCATACGACCGTAGTTCAGCCCAATGGCATGCCGGCAGCTATGTATGCTCCTCCCATTCCCCCTCCTCGCCCTAATGGAGTTGCCATGGGAATGGTAGGAGGCACCACCATGGCGATGTCAGCTG GGACGTTATTAACTACTCACTCCCCGACCCCAGTCGCACCCCACCCCTCAATGCCCACGTACCGCCAATCCGCTACTCCCACCTACAGTTACGTGCCCCCACAATGGTGA
- the fam168b gene encoding myelin-associated neurite-outgrowth inhibitor isoform X1 — protein sequence MNPVYNPASSGVPYANNKGIGYPVNVLASLAAGFPVGYAAAAPAYSTNMYPGANPAFPTGYAPGAPFKMSCSPTTGAVPPYSSSPNPYPATIYPVRSPYAQQNPYAQQQGTYYTQPLYAAPPHVIHHTTVVQPNGMPAAMYAPPIPPPRPNGVAMGMVGGTTMAMSAGTLLTTHSPTPVAPHPSMPTYRQSATPTYSYVPPQW from the exons ATGAACCCTGTTTATAACCCTGCATCATCAGGGGTTCCTTATGCCAACAATAAAGGAATAGGATACCCAG TGAATGTCTTGGCCTCTCTTGCAGCGGGATTTCCTGTTGGTTATGCTGCGGCAGCTCCAGCATACTCCACCAACATGTATCCTGGAGCTAACCCAGCCTTTCCCACAG GTTATGCTCCTGGGGCCCCTTTCAAAATGTCCTGCTCTCCAACAACAGGTGCTGTACCCCCCTACTCCTCATCACCTAACCCGTACCCTGCTACTATCTACCCTGTGAGGAGTCCCTATGCCCAACAGAACCCATATGCACAG CAGCAAGGCACTTACTACACACAGCCCCTTTATGCTGCACCGCCCCATGTCATTCATCATACGACCGTAGTTCAGCCCAATGGCATGCCGGCAGCTATGTATGCTCCTCCCATTCCCCCTCCTCGCCCTAATGGAGTTGCCATGGGAATGGTAGGAGGCACCACCATGGCGATGTCAGCTG GGACGTTATTAACTACTCACTCCCCGACCCCAGTCGCACCCCACCCCTCAATGCCCACGTACCGCCAATCCGCTACTCCCACCTACAGTTACGTGCCCCCACAATGGTGA
- the abcd3a gene encoding LOW QUALITY PROTEIN: ATP-binding cassette sub-family D member 3a (The sequence of the model RefSeq protein was modified relative to this genomic sequence to represent the inferred CDS: inserted 1 base in 1 codon) codes for MASVSKYLTAKNSTIAGGVLLVLYFLKQRRIAARLNRKKGSSEDLNSEKDGKKERAAVDRXFFMRISRILRVMVPGFFSKETWYLVLIAVMLVARTYCDVWMIQNGTMIESAIIGRSTTGFKKYLINFITAMPIIALVNNFLKLGLYELKLCFRVRLTKHLYDEYLKGYTYYKMGNLDNRIANADQLLTQDVEKFCNSVVDLYSNLSKPLLDIGLYIFKLTTAIGAQGPTTMMAYLLISGLFLTRLRRPIGKMTVTEQKYEGEYRYVNSRLITNSEEIAFYNGNVREKQTIHSTFKKLVDHLHNFIFFRFSMGMVDSIIAKYFATVVGYLVVSRPFLDLSHPRHLNSSHAELLEDYYQSGRMLLRMSQALGRIVLAGREMTRLSGFTARITELMKVLKELNSGKYERTMVHQSEKDGSEKLTLIPGSGKIINVDNIIKFDHTPLATPNGDILIRDMCFEVKSGSNVLVCGPNGCGKSSLFRVLGELWPLFGGSLTKPERGKLFYVPQRPYMTIGSLRDQVIYPDTNEDQKKKGISDQVLKEYLDNVQLGHILEREGSWDIVQDWMDVLSGGEKQRMAMARLFYHKPQFAILDECTSAVSVDVEDFIYSHCRTVGITLFTVSHRKSLWKHHVYYLHMDGRGNYEFKPITPETVEFGS; via the exons ATGGCATCCGTCAGTAAGTACTTGACAGCGAAGAATTCCACTATAGCTGGCGGTGTCCTACTCGTTTTATACTTCCTAAAGCAAAGACGAATAGCTGCCCGGTTGAACAG GAAGAAGGGTTCTTCGGAAGATCTGAACAGTGAG AAAGATGGCAAGAAAGAGAGAGCTGCCGTGGACA GTTTTTTTATGCGAATCTCACGGATTCTCAGGGTCATGGTGCCGGGATTTTTCAGTAAAGAG ACATGGTACCTGGTCTTGATCGCGGTGATGCTTGTGGCCAGGACCTACTGTGACGTTTGGATGATACAGAACGGCACTATGATCGAAAG TGCAATTATTGGTCGGTCAACTACAGGTTTCAAGAAGTACTTAATCAACTTTATCACGGCCATGCCCATT ATCGCCCTGGTGAACAACTTCCTGAAGTTGGGCCTGTACGAACTGAAGCTGTGCTTTCGTGTGAGACTCACCAAACATCTTTACGATGAGTACCTCAA GGGATATACATACTACAAAATGGGAAACCTGGATAACCGCATCGCTAATGCTGATCAGCTGCTGACACAGGATGTGGAAAAGTTCTGTAATAGTGTGGTGGATCTTTACTCCAATCTCAGCAAG CCGCTGTTGGATATCGGattgtacattttcaaactgACAACAGCGATCGGAGCTCAG GGTCCCACAACGATGATGGCCTACCTGCTGATCTCCGGCCTTTTCCTGACCCGTCTGCGCAGGCCAATCGGAAAGATGACAGTGACCGAACAGAAGTATGAAGGAGAATACCGATACGTCAACTCTCGTCTTATAACAAACAG tgaaGAGATTGCCTTCTACAATGGAAATGTCAGGGAGAAACAGACAATTCACTCAACCTTCAAGAAGTTG GTCGATCATCTGCACAATTTCATCTTCTTCCGTTTCTCCATGGGCATGGTGGACAGCATCATTGCCAAGT ATTTTGCGACTGTTGTGGGTTATTTGGTCGTCAGTCGTCCTTTTCTTGATTTGTCTCACCCTCGACATTTGAACAGTTCACATGCTGAATTACTGGAG GACTACTATCAGAGCGGTCGCATGCTGCTGCGTATGTCGCAGGCGTTGGGCAGAATTGTACTTGCAGGCAGAGAAATGACACGTCTCTCAGG ATTCACTGCTCGTATCACTGAGCTTATGAAGGTCCTGAAAGAGCTGAATTCTGGTAAATACGAGCGTACCATGGTGCATCAATCAGAGAAAG ACGGTTCAGAAAAGCTCACGTTGATACCAGGGAGTGGAAAAATCATCAATGTCGACAACATTATCAA GTTTGACCACACACCACTGGCTACACCTAATGGAGATATTCTGATCAGAGACATGTGTTTCGAG GTGAAATCGGGATCAAATGTTTTGGTGTGTGGCCCCAATGGGTGTGGAAAGAGTTCCCTTTTTAGAGTTCTTGGGGAG TTGTGGCCGTTGTTTGGTGGCAGTTTGACGAAACCAGAGAGGGGGAAGCTCTTTTACGTGCCTCAG AGGCCTTACATGACTATTGGTTCGCTGAGGGATCAAGTGATCTACCCAGATACCAATGAGGATCAAAAGAAGAAGGGGATCTCTGACCAG GTGTTGAAGGAATACCTGGATAATGTCCAGTTAGGACACATCTTGGAGAGAGAGGGCTCCTGGGACATAGTTCAAGATTGGATGGACGTGCTCAGTGGAGGAGAAAAGCAGAGAATGGCG ATGGCTCGGCTCTTCTACCATAAGCCCCAGTTTGCCATTCTGGATGAGTGCACCAGTGCCGTGAGTGTGGACGTGGAGGATTTCATCTACAGTCACTGCAGAACG GTTGGAATCACTCTGTTCACCGTCTCTCACAGAAAGTCCCTGTGGAAACATCATGTG TACTACCTCCATATGGACGGCAGAGGAAACTACGAATTCAAACCTATCACCCCGGAAACTGTGGAGTTTGGCTCTTAG